The following coding sequences lie in one Oncorhynchus masou masou isolate Uvic2021 chromosome 20, UVic_Omas_1.1, whole genome shotgun sequence genomic window:
- the kdm2aa gene encoding lysine (K)-specific demethylase 2Aa isoform X4 — protein sequence MWPRHLKERQRDSTNSITDMQYPKVQKYCLMSVQGCYTDFHIDFGGSSVWYHILRGGKVFWLIPPTPQNLELYEDWVLSGKQGDIFLGDKAQGCQRIELKQGYTFMIPSGWIHAVYTPVDTLVFGGNFLHSFNIPMQLNIYSIEDRTRVPAKFRYPFYYEMCWYVLERYLFSLTNTSYLTPDFQKHSLGIGLTRDPSTCESVNGHTQEEDEQEAPPTPGSNPGVKVHLTPFELEGLWNLLGKLESLPSQKNCVPAGIHDAPALLHDIRALLKEHANDIPKLSYTGKPIVKWPKRPSWYQPPPPPPPVARPKLSATVVTPRPQKPASSMSVLRRRRVRCKRCEACVRTECGDCNFCRDMKKFGGPGKLKQTCVLRQCLAPGLPLSVVCEICAEGNQEGGEGPVFALTLMECSNCAQIAHPACLKVTGDGVVNTDLPSCWECPKCVLGITDTEVKEDKNKMLHAKRKSSSYLDGRIAKIYRRRGHSRDDDDSGSDDDGDDEGSRGGGGGAGQKMSGPCPRGSGSTSRRGYGTGRRGIWRGSSHRGGAGRRSGLAPHSSLKMRRGRGGLGAGRGDREGGRRERGGRVRLRGGTRMQRRRDESEDDDDDDDEEDDDSEEDRQHHHRQRRRQRRTDDEEDDNDEEDDDEEDSSARDLEGEDEDVAYEDEDEEDDENRSDSEPEPPVLLVSDLNDDLLNGSYLTVTLQRPPRAKRHPGSIVPKLEAAMSPRTHGGGPGYVQHKTLGKTRHKNGTVAAGHGLAQPAKNPVGRPPRHRINNPHGDTADRERERDTASHSYSDSSASPTPPPPSSHSPSSLLSLPSFKDVGNEKGGEKEVWVAVFRYLSRAELASCMAVCKAWYKWSCDKRLWSGVDVSRCPSLSSQAVQGIIKRQPTSLDLSWTPVSKKQITLLIHRLPGLKELMIAGCSWSSMSALSTPSLPCLRTLDLRWAEGVKDTQIRDLVVPPGCDSRSRLRGCVALRLAGLDISDSTLRLILRHMPLLERLDLAHCRDLTDQSICLLTAAGTNTRNTLTEINLAGCNKLTDGCLAYLKRASGLALLDLRGCKGVTLRGCEGFISDLAHCVLFCMTEEKLIQRIS from the exons ATGTGGCCTCGGCAcctgaaggagagacagagagactccaCCAACTCCATCACAGACATGCAGTACCCCAAAGTGCAGAA gTACTGTCTAATGAGTGTGCAGGGCTGCTACACGGACTTCCACATAGACTTCGGCGGTTCCTCGGTCTGGTACCACATACTGCGGGGAGGCAAG GTGTTCTGGCTGATCCCGCCCACGCCTCAGAACCTGGAGCTGTATGAGGACTGGGTGTTGTCGGGGAAACAGGGAGACATCTTCCTGGGAGACAAGGCCCAGGGCTGTCAGAGGATAGAGCTGAAGCAGGGCTATACCTTCATGATCCCCTCAG GTTGGATCCACGCGGTCTACACTCCAGTGGACACCCTGGTGTTTGGGGGAAACTTCCTCCACAGCTTCAACATCCCCATGCAGCTCAACATCTACAGCATCGAGGACAGGACACGG GTACCAGCCAAGTTCCGTTACCCATTCTATTATGAGATGTGTTGGTACGTGCTGGAGAGATACCTCTTCAGTCTGACCAACACCTCCTACCTCACGCCTGACTTCCAGAAGCACTCCCTGGGCATCG GTCTTACCAGAGACCCCTCCACCTGTGAGTCAGTCAACGGGCACACCCAGGAGGAGGATGAACAGGAGGCTCCCCCGACCCCGGGCTCTAATcccggggtgaaggttcacctcaCGCCCTTTGAGCTGGAGGGGCTGTGGAACCTGCTGGGGAAGCTGGAGTCGCTGCCCTCACAGAAGAACTGTGTCCCGGCAGGCATACACGATGCTCCCGCTCTGCTGCACGACatcagg GCCCTGCTGAAGGAGCACGCAAATGACATCCCCAAACTGTCCTACACTGGCAAGCCCATCGTCAAGTGGCCcaagagg CCGTCGTGGTaccagccccctccccctcctcccccggtGGCTCGTCCCAAGCTGTCTGCCACGGTGGTGACCCCGCGACCCCAGAAGCCCGCCTCCTCCATGTCCGTGCTGCGGCGGCGGCGCGTGCGGTGTAAGCGCTGCGAGGCGTGTGTCAGGACGGAGTGCGGGGACTGTAACTTCTGCAGGGACATGAAGAAGTTTGGCGGGCCGGGGAAACTCAAACAGACCTGCGTGCTCCGACAGTGTCTGGCG CCGGGTCTGCCCCTGTCAGTGGTGTGTGAGATCTGTGCAGAGGGGaaccaggagggaggagaggggccaGTCTTCGCCCTCACCCTCATGGAGTGTTCCAACTGTGCCCAGATAGCCCACCCCGCCTGCCTCAAG gTAACAGGGGATGGTGTGGTGAATACAGATCTGCCCAGCTGCTGGGAGTGTCccaaatgtgttctgggaatcACTGACACTGAG GTGAAGGAGGACAAGAATAAAATGTTACACGCG aAACGCAAGTCTTCTTCGTATCTCGACGGCCGCATCGCCAAGATCTACCGTCGCCGTGGTCACAGCCGAGACGATGACGACTCGGGCagcgatgatgatggtgatgatgaaggCTCCAGGGGCGGAGGAGGCGGCGCGGGACAGAAGATGTCCGGGCCATGCCCTCGCGGCAGTGGCTCCACCTCTCGGAGAGGCTATGGGACTGGGAGGCGGGGCATTTGGAGAGGCTCCTCCCACAGAGGAGGGGCAGGCCGCAGGAGTGGGCTtgcccctcactcctccctgaaGATGAGGCGCGGCAGAGGAGGGCTGGGGGCGGgccgaggggatagagagggggggcgTAGGGAGAGGGGCGGGAGAGTGCGCCTCCGGGGAGGCACCAGGATGCAGAGACGCAGGGACGAGtcagaggatgatgatgatgatgacgacgaGGAAGATGACGACAGCGAGGAAGATCGGCAGCATCACCACCGGCAACGTCGCAGGCAGAGGAGAACGGACGACGAGGAAGACGACAACGATGAGGAAGACGATGATGAGGAAGACAGCTCGGCCCGGGacctggagggggaggatgaggacgTGGCGTATGAAGACGAGGATGAGGAAGACGATGAGAACAGGTCAGACTCTGAACCAGAGCCTCCCGTCCTCCTGGTGTCTGACCTTAACGACGACCTCCTAAACGGCTCATACCTGACAGTGACCCTACAGCGCCCCCCCAGGGCCAAACGCCACCCCGGCTCCATCGTGCCCAAGCTGGAGGCCGCCATGTCTCCCAGAACCCACGGCGGCGGTCCAGGTTACGTCCAGCATAAAACCCTCGGGAAGACGCGGCACAAAAACGGCACGGTCGCCGCCGGCCACGGCCTGGCCCAGCCCGCCAAGAATCCAGTCGGCCGGCCGCCTCGTCACCGTATCAACAATCCCCACGGCGACACAgcagacagggaaagagagagggacactgCCTCTCATTCCTACTCTGACTCCTCggcctcccccacccctcctcccccctcctcccactctccttccTCGCTCCTGTCGCTTCCCTCCTTCAAGGATGTAGGAAAcgagaaaggaggggagaaggaggtgtgGGTGGCGGTGTTCCGTTACCTGAGCCGAGCTGAGCTGGCAAGCTGTATGGCTGTCTGTAAGGCCTGGTACAAATG gaGTTGTGACAAGCGTCTGTGGAGTGGTGTGGATGTATCGCggtgtccctccctctcctcccaggccGTGCAGGGCATCATCAAACGCCAGCCCACCTCGCTGGACCTTTCCTGGACCCCCGTGTCCAAGAAACAGATCACCCTGCTCATACACCGCCTgccag gtctgaaggagttGATGATAGCAGGTTGCTCCTGGTCGTCCATGTCAGCCCTGTCCACCCCCAGCCTGCCGTGCCTCCGTACCCTGGACCTGCGCTGGGCAGAGGGGGTCAAAGACACCCAGATCAGGGACCTGGTCGTACCACCAG gtTGTGACAGTCGGTCTCGGCTGCGTGGCTGTGTGGCGCTGCGTCTAGCCGGCCTGGACATCAGTGACTCCACCCTGAGGCTGATTCTCCGTCACATGCCCCTGCTAGAGCGGCTGGACCTGGCCCACTGCAGGGACCTCACGGACCAGTCCATCTGCCTGCTCACCGCCGCCGGCACAAACACACGCAACACGCTCACGGAGATCAACCTCGCAG gttGTAACAAGCTGACGGACGGCTGTCTGGCGTACCTGAAGAGGGCGTCTGGCCTGGCACTGCTGGACCTGCGGGGCTGCAAAGGTGTGACGCTGCGGGGCTGTGAGGGCTTCATCTCGGACCTCGCTCACTGCGTCTTGTTCTGTATGACGGAGGAGAAACTCATTCAGAGGATATCGTAA